The proteins below come from a single Gossypium hirsutum isolate 1008001.06 unplaced genomic scaffold, Gossypium_hirsutum_v2.1 scaffold_1261, whole genome shotgun sequence genomic window:
- the LOC107941303 gene encoding DNA-directed RNA polymerases II, IV and V subunit 8B yields the protein MSNLILFEDIFVVDKLDPDGKKFDKVTRIEARSQNCDMFMHLDVNTEIYPMHVGDKFTMALAHTLNLDGTPDTGYFNPGRKSLADKYEYVMHGKLYKISDDSSGKGLKAEIYVSYGGLLMLLRGEASHVSHFELDQRLFLLIRKL from the exons ATGTCAAACTTAATACTTTTTGAGGATATTTTTGTTGTTGATAAGCTTGACCCAGATGGTAAAAAGTTTGATAAAG TTACCCGCATTGAAGCACGGAGCCAGAACTGTGATATGTTCATGCACCTCGATGTAAATACAGAGATATATCCTATGCATGTTGGTGATAAATTCACAATGGCGTTAGCTCACACGTTGAATTTGGATGGGACGCCTGATACTGGCTATTTCAATCCG GGGAGGAAGTCTCTTGCAGATAAGTATGAGTATGTCATGCATGGGAAGTTATACAAGATATCCGATGATTCTTCAGGGAAAGGACTTAAAGC GGAGATCTATGTATCATATGGTGGGCTTTTAATGCTATTGAGAGGAGAAGCTTCTCATGTTTCCCACTTTGAACTTGACCAGAGGCTATTTCTTCTCATAAGGAAGCTGTGA